A genome region from Baekduia alba includes the following:
- a CDS encoding MFS transporter encodes MDILVSPAPASLDRRLVLLLAAACGATVANLYYAQPLLHVIAQDFGVSSGTAGLLVTCSQVGYVVGLVLLVPLGDLLDRRRMVSRMLLLAAVGLAVAAVAPSFAVLAAALGVIGVTSVVAQVLVPLAGTLAPEHERGKVVGDVMSGLLIGVLLARTVSGLIAELGGWRSVYVIGAALMVLLAGVLARALPPTPPVTDLPYRELLRSVGTLVRGEPILRRRMVYGAAGMASFSILWTSIAFLLSGDPYNYGEGTIGLFGLAGLMGAGAAQGAGRLADRGHGHAATGLSLLAVAVAWGLLALGASSLAALIAGIVLLDLGIQGQHILNQSTIYTLRGDARSRVTTAYMANNFAWGALGSAAAAWAWTAGGWGAVSALGAAAAVVALIAWGAEHVGRVRAARLRPQPETIA; translated from the coding sequence GTGGACATCCTCGTCTCCCCCGCTCCAGCCTCGTTGGACCGCCGTCTGGTCCTGCTCCTGGCGGCCGCCTGCGGCGCCACCGTCGCCAACCTCTACTACGCCCAGCCCCTGCTGCACGTGATCGCCCAGGACTTCGGCGTGTCGTCCGGCACGGCCGGCCTGCTCGTCACGTGCTCGCAGGTGGGCTACGTGGTCGGACTGGTCCTGCTCGTGCCACTGGGCGACCTCCTGGACCGCCGGCGGATGGTCTCGCGGATGCTGCTGCTCGCCGCGGTCGGGCTGGCGGTGGCCGCGGTGGCGCCGTCGTTCGCGGTCCTCGCCGCGGCGCTCGGGGTGATCGGCGTGACGTCGGTGGTCGCGCAGGTGCTGGTGCCGCTGGCCGGGACGCTCGCCCCCGAGCACGAGCGCGGCAAGGTGGTCGGCGACGTCATGAGCGGCCTGCTGATCGGGGTCCTGCTGGCGCGGACCGTGTCCGGCCTGATCGCCGAGCTCGGCGGCTGGCGCAGCGTATACGTGATCGGCGCGGCGCTGATGGTGCTCCTGGCCGGCGTGCTGGCCCGCGCGCTGCCGCCCACGCCGCCGGTCACCGACCTGCCCTACCGCGAGCTGCTGCGCTCGGTCGGCACGCTTGTCCGCGGCGAGCCGATCCTGCGGCGCCGCATGGTGTACGGGGCGGCCGGCATGGCGAGCTTCAGCATCCTGTGGACGTCGATCGCGTTCCTGCTCTCCGGCGATCCCTACAACTACGGCGAGGGCACGATCGGCCTGTTCGGCCTCGCCGGCCTGATGGGCGCCGGTGCCGCGCAGGGCGCCGGGCGGCTGGCCGACCGCGGGCACGGGCACGCGGCGACCGGCCTGTCGCTCCTGGCGGTCGCGGTCGCGTGGGGCCTGCTCGCGCTCGGCGCCTCGTCGCTGGCGGCGCTGATCGCCGGCATCGTGCTGCTCGACCTCGGGATCCAGGGCCAGCACATCCTCAACCAGAGCACGATCTACACGCTGCGCGGCGACGCGCGCTCGCGCGTGACGACGGCCTACATGGCCAACAACTTCGCGTGGGGCGCGCTGGGCAGCGCCGCCGCGGCGTGGGCGTGGACCGCCGGCGGATGGGGTGCGGTCAGCGCGCTGGGCGCCGCCGCGGCGGTCGTGGCGCTGATCGCCTGGGGCGCCGAGCACGTCGGCCGCGTCCGCGCGGCGCGCCTGCGCCCTCAGCCCGAGACGATCGCGTAG
- a CDS encoding c-type cytochrome, translated as MGKRIMPRAALCAAIVAVVPALSACGGVKDPQPDVVAGKQLFVQKCGSCHTLSRAGTKGTTGPDLDQAFQQSIKEGFGTSAVRGVVYKQILYPNRLKNSQGIKMPAKLVSGQNAHDVAAYVASVSSLTGKDSGRLATAVKAAGGGTATEKAGVISIPADPGGQLAFADAKAIGQAGPVTIEMPNKSGTQHDIVIDGLGKGEVVANGTSSFKATLDAGQSYTYYCSVPGHREAGMEGKLTVK; from the coding sequence ATGGGGAAGAGGATCATGCCGCGCGCTGCGCTCTGCGCTGCCATCGTCGCCGTCGTCCCGGCGCTGTCCGCCTGTGGGGGCGTCAAGGACCCGCAACCGGACGTCGTCGCCGGGAAGCAGCTGTTCGTGCAGAAATGCGGGTCCTGCCACACGCTTTCGCGTGCCGGGACCAAGGGCACGACCGGCCCGGACCTGGACCAGGCGTTCCAGCAGTCCATCAAGGAGGGCTTCGGCACGTCCGCGGTCCGCGGGGTCGTCTACAAGCAGATCCTGTATCCGAACCGGCTGAAGAACTCCCAGGGCATCAAGATGCCGGCCAAGCTCGTCTCCGGTCAGAACGCGCACGACGTGGCGGCCTACGTCGCGTCGGTCTCATCGCTGACCGGCAAGGACAGCGGCCGCCTGGCGACCGCGGTCAAGGCCGCGGGCGGCGGGACGGCGACCGAGAAGGCCGGCGTCATCTCGATCCCGGCCGACCCCGGCGGCCAGCTCGCGTTCGCCGACGCCAAGGCGATCGGCCAGGCCGGCCCCGTGACGATCGAGATGCCCAACAAGTCGGGCACGCAGCACGACATCGTCATCGACGGCCTCGGCAAGGGCGAGGTCGTGGCCAACGGGACCTCCTCGTTCAAGGCCACGCTCGACGCGGGCCAGAGCTACACGTACTACTGCTCGGTGCCCGGCCACCGCGAGGCGGGCATGGAAGGCAAGCTCACCGTCAAGTAG
- a CDS encoding HIT family protein yields MSTTDPDCLFCKIVAGEIPATVVASDERTVTFMDINPATRGHALVVPRTHARDLLEIDPEDLAAVARAGQRLAKVSKATLRADGINLINSCGAEAWQTVFHFHLHVIPRYADDPLQLPWVPSAGDQEQIQATGAELKEHYA; encoded by the coding sequence ATGTCCACCACAGACCCCGACTGCCTGTTCTGCAAGATCGTGGCCGGCGAGATCCCGGCGACGGTCGTCGCGTCCGACGAGCGCACGGTCACGTTCATGGACATCAACCCGGCGACGCGTGGCCACGCGCTCGTCGTCCCGCGCACCCACGCGCGCGACCTGCTGGAGATCGACCCGGAGGACCTCGCGGCCGTCGCGCGGGCCGGCCAGCGACTCGCCAAGGTCTCCAAGGCGACGCTGCGGGCCGACGGGATCAACCTCATCAACAGCTGCGGGGCCGAGGCGTGGCAGACCGTCTTCCACTTCCACCTCCACGTGATCCCGCGCTACGCCGACGACCCGCTGCAGCTGCCGTGGGTCCCGTCGGCCGGCGACCAGGAGCAGATCCAGGCCACCGGCGCCGAGTTGAAGGAGCACTACGCGTGA
- a CDS encoding M28 family metallopeptidase has product MTGVASTPTEDALYADVTALSGLDRLPCSPGEAEAAEWIAERLRATGATVSVDEELVHGTYFTPLGVLNGVAAAGGLAVLAGRRSLGGVVAAAAAAGIWQDLTGGPRRALRRILKRQKTTNVVASIGPPDAEHTLVVHAHHDAARTSFIFDDTVAKFVIDHLPFLMNGRDRWPPLMGLVWGGPFAIAISSLTGGRKTALAGTVAAAGTAVVMADMIRQPVVPGANDNLSGVAVLLEVARRLRDGGGPPEGVRVILLSAGAEEANQEGMLAFARRHFPSLSVERTSFLCLDTVGSPDLVLIEGEGFLKMFEYPSHLKERVAAAAHDAGVRLRRGMRFTFATDGLVPLRQGYEVASIGSMTEHLIPSNYHWPTDTADNVDYSTVADAVAIVMATIARSANGETP; this is encoded by the coding sequence ATGACCGGTGTCGCCAGCACCCCGACCGAGGACGCCCTCTACGCCGACGTCACGGCGCTGTCCGGGCTCGACCGGCTGCCCTGCTCGCCGGGCGAGGCCGAGGCAGCGGAGTGGATCGCTGAGCGGCTGCGCGCGACCGGCGCGACGGTGAGCGTCGACGAGGAGCTCGTGCACGGCACGTACTTCACGCCGCTCGGCGTCCTCAACGGCGTGGCGGCCGCGGGCGGCCTCGCCGTGCTCGCGGGCCGGCGCTCGCTGGGCGGCGTCGTGGCGGCCGCGGCCGCCGCCGGGATCTGGCAGGACCTCACCGGTGGACCGCGCCGCGCATTGCGGCGGATCCTCAAGCGCCAGAAGACCACCAACGTGGTCGCGTCGATCGGGCCGCCGGACGCCGAGCACACGCTGGTCGTCCACGCCCATCACGACGCCGCGCGCACGAGCTTCATCTTCGACGACACGGTCGCCAAGTTCGTGATCGACCACCTGCCGTTCCTGATGAACGGCCGCGACCGCTGGCCGCCGCTGATGGGCCTGGTCTGGGGCGGCCCGTTCGCGATCGCGATCAGCTCGCTCACCGGCGGGCGCAAGACGGCGCTGGCCGGGACCGTGGCCGCCGCCGGCACCGCGGTCGTGATGGCGGACATGATCCGCCAGCCGGTCGTGCCGGGCGCCAACGACAACCTCAGCGGCGTCGCGGTCCTGCTCGAGGTCGCGCGCCGGCTGCGCGACGGCGGCGGGCCGCCCGAAGGCGTGCGCGTGATCCTGCTCAGCGCCGGCGCCGAGGAGGCCAACCAGGAGGGCATGCTCGCGTTCGCGCGCCGGCACTTCCCGTCGCTGTCGGTCGAGCGCACGTCGTTCCTGTGCCTCGACACCGTCGGCTCCCCCGACCTCGTGCTGATCGAGGGCGAGGGCTTCCTGAAGATGTTCGAGTACCCGTCGCACCTGAAGGAGCGCGTCGCGGCCGCCGCCCACGACGCGGGCGTCCGCCTGCGCCGCGGCATGCGCTTCACCTTCGCGACCGACGGCCTGGTGCCGCTGCGCCAGGGCTACGAGGTCGCCTCGATCGGCTCGATGACCGAGCACCTCATCCCCTCGAACTACCACTGGCCGACCGACACGGCCGACAACGTTGACTACTCCACGGTCGCCGACGCGGTCGCGATCGTCATGGCGACGATCGCGCGCAGCGCGAACGGCGAGACGCCCTAG
- the alr gene encoding alanine racemase: MAVRALARVNLCAIERNVARLAREANGSAVCAVVKADGYGHGMVPSARAALRGGATWLAVATAGEARDLRAGLGDDAVRILVFGALSDAELPVALDVGADVSVWTVARAEAMAASGRAARVHVKLDSGLGRLGTRDATEADAVVEVVAGADALELAGAWTHFATADERGDHFFGEQLARFKAWAEPVRAAHPGVLLHAANSAALLRDPASHFDLVRPGVAIYGLDPFGEDPAQRDLEPALELTSYVAALKTAEAGDSAGYGRRFVAARETLIATVPIGYGDGWRRALGNTGEALLHGRRIPLVGTVSMDNVTFDVSAAGLGAKLGDDVVLIGAQGAEQITAEDVARAIDTINYEITTALTARVAREHHCDGAGTPDAGT, translated from the coding sequence GTGGCGGTCCGCGCGCTGGCGCGCGTGAACCTGTGCGCGATCGAGCGCAACGTCGCCCGGCTGGCCCGGGAGGCGAACGGCAGCGCCGTCTGCGCGGTCGTCAAGGCCGACGGCTACGGGCACGGGATGGTGCCGAGCGCGCGGGCCGCGCTGAGGGGCGGCGCGACGTGGCTGGCGGTCGCGACCGCGGGCGAGGCGCGTGACCTGCGCGCCGGCCTGGGCGACGACGCCGTCCGGATCCTGGTCTTCGGCGCGCTGAGCGACGCGGAGCTGCCGGTCGCGCTGGACGTGGGGGCCGACGTGTCGGTGTGGACCGTCGCGCGGGCCGAGGCGATGGCGGCGTCCGGTCGCGCCGCGCGGGTGCACGTCAAGCTCGACTCCGGCCTGGGCCGGCTGGGAACGCGCGACGCGACGGAGGCCGACGCGGTCGTGGAGGTCGTGGCGGGCGCCGACGCGCTGGAGCTCGCCGGCGCCTGGACGCACTTCGCCACCGCCGACGAGCGCGGCGACCACTTCTTCGGCGAGCAGCTCGCGCGCTTCAAGGCGTGGGCCGAGCCGGTGCGCGCCGCGCATCCCGGCGTCCTGCTGCACGCGGCCAACAGCGCGGCGCTGCTGCGCGACCCGGCCTCGCACTTCGACCTCGTCCGGCCGGGCGTCGCGATCTACGGCCTCGATCCGTTCGGCGAGGACCCGGCGCAGCGCGACTTGGAGCCGGCGCTGGAGCTGACGTCCTACGTGGCGGCGCTGAAGACGGCGGAGGCAGGGGACAGCGCGGGCTACGGCCGGCGGTTCGTCGCGGCGCGCGAGACGCTGATCGCGACCGTCCCGATCGGCTACGGCGACGGCTGGCGCCGGGCGCTGGGCAACACCGGCGAGGCGCTGCTGCACGGCCGCCGGATCCCGCTGGTCGGGACCGTGTCGATGGACAACGTCACGTTCGACGTGAGCGCTGCCGGCCTCGGCGCCAAGCTCGGCGACGACGTCGTGCTGATCGGCGCCCAGGGCGCCGAGCAGATCACCGCCGAGGACGTCGCGCGCGCCATCGACACCATCAACTACGAGATCACCACCGCCCTGACGGCGCGCGTGGCGCGCGAGCACCACTGCGACGGAGCGGGCACGCCGGACGCCGGGACGTGA
- a CDS encoding cytochrome c oxidase subunit 3 — MEAASIPAAHGHDHHGPPPANRSSRVEPALLGMLLFIISEVMVFGAFFTAYFFIRVVAVPGGWFPIDDMDLPVAVAGVNTAILVSSSLTLHWAQTSIKNGNRFGLQAGMSATFLLGLTFLFIQINEYVHIGFAPQDNAQATVFFSLTGLHGAHVTIGLILLGMVTIRAFRGHFSPEHHQGVEIPGIYWHFVDVMWIVVYTSVYVL, encoded by the coding sequence ATGGAAGCCGCATCGATCCCCGCCGCCCACGGGCACGACCACCACGGTCCGCCGCCGGCCAACCGCAGCTCGCGGGTGGAGCCCGCGCTGCTCGGGATGTTGTTGTTCATCATCTCCGAGGTGATGGTCTTCGGGGCCTTCTTCACGGCGTACTTCTTCATCCGCGTCGTGGCCGTCCCCGGCGGCTGGTTCCCGATCGACGACATGGACCTGCCGGTCGCCGTCGCAGGCGTCAACACCGCGATCCTGGTCTCGTCGTCGCTGACGCTGCACTGGGCGCAGACGTCGATCAAGAACGGCAACCGCTTCGGCCTGCAGGCCGGGATGTCGGCGACGTTCCTGCTCGGGCTGACGTTCCTCTTCATCCAGATCAACGAGTACGTCCACATCGGCTTCGCGCCGCAGGACAACGCGCAGGCGACGGTGTTCTTCTCGCTGACGGGCCTGCACGGCGCGCACGTGACGATCGGCCTGATCCTGCTCGGGATGGTCACGATCCGGGCGTTCCGCGGGCACTTCTCGCCGGAGCACCATCAGGGCGTCGAGATCCCCGGGATCTACTGGCACTTCGTCGACGTGATGTGGATCGTCGTCTACACGTCGGTCTACGTGCTCTGA
- a CDS encoding cupin domain-containing protein: MSAADAAPPWVVAVGDAVLAPDELDPTDVLAGEPATASTPLWSATGAAELGVWEITPGTVTDVEADELFVVLSGRATIAFEDGPVLEVGPGDACRLQAGQRTVWTVHETLRKVYAIVSG, translated from the coding sequence GTGAGCGCCGCGGACGCCGCGCCGCCGTGGGTCGTCGCCGTCGGCGACGCCGTCCTGGCGCCCGACGAGCTGGACCCGACCGACGTCCTGGCCGGCGAGCCGGCGACCGCGTCGACGCCGCTGTGGTCGGCGACCGGCGCCGCCGAGCTCGGGGTCTGGGAGATCACGCCCGGCACCGTGACCGACGTCGAGGCCGACGAGCTGTTCGTCGTCCTCAGCGGCCGCGCGACGATCGCGTTCGAGGACGGGCCGGTGCTCGAGGTCGGGCCGGGCGACGCGTGCCGCCTGCAGGCCGGTCAGCGCACGGTGTGGACCGTGCACGAGACGCTGCGCAAGGTCTACGCGATCGTCTCGGGCTGA
- a CDS encoding HD domain-containing protein, with protein sequence MSEVALQAVRSALAGESAWIVGGAVRDALLGRPVADVDVAVAGGDARAAAKALARAVGGPVFELSGAFGAWRVIGPDRDWQVDLTPLQGATLDEDLARRDFTVNAMARPLAEGGEVIDPFGGAADLAEGRLRMVAAASFDDDPLRVLRLARFACELGLQADPATITAARERAPQIVGVAAERVFAELKRVIAADRVLDGLALMDALGLTEHVLPELSALRGVEQNRYHHLDVHDHTLEVLAETVALERDPGATIGDDALNAPLLAFLAEPFSDELTRGTALRFGAILHDVAKPETQAFHEDGSVLGFPGHADLGAERSRAALARLKASEKLRAHVALLARHHLGLGYLVHKAPLDPRTIHQYLVRTAPVEVDVSLLSIADRLATRGRKADEAIAKHLAVARLVLPAALAYAAWAAQPPLIRGDELARALSMKPGPALGALLAQLDEARYAGAITTADEAVALARTLI encoded by the coding sequence GTGAGCGAGGTCGCGCTCCAAGCGGTCCGCTCGGCGCTGGCCGGGGAGTCCGCCTGGATCGTGGGCGGGGCCGTGCGCGACGCGCTGCTCGGGCGGCCGGTCGCCGACGTGGACGTCGCGGTCGCCGGCGGCGACGCGCGCGCGGCGGCCAAGGCGCTGGCCCGTGCGGTCGGCGGGCCCGTGTTCGAGCTGTCCGGCGCGTTCGGCGCCTGGCGCGTGATCGGACCTGACCGCGACTGGCAGGTCGACCTGACGCCGCTGCAGGGCGCGACGCTGGACGAGGACCTGGCGCGGCGGGACTTCACGGTCAACGCGATGGCGCGGCCGCTTGCCGAGGGCGGCGAGGTCATCGACCCGTTCGGCGGCGCGGCCGACCTCGCGGAGGGGCGGCTGCGGATGGTCGCCGCGGCGTCCTTCGACGACGACCCGCTGCGCGTCCTGCGCCTGGCGCGCTTCGCCTGCGAGCTGGGGCTCCAGGCGGATCCCGCGACCATCACGGCGGCGAGGGAGCGCGCGCCGCAGATCGTGGGCGTCGCCGCCGAGCGGGTCTTCGCCGAGCTCAAGCGCGTGATCGCGGCCGATCGCGTTCTTGATGGCCTTGCGCTGATGGACGCGCTCGGGCTCACCGAGCACGTCCTGCCCGAGCTGAGCGCGCTGCGCGGGGTGGAGCAGAACCGCTACCACCACCTCGACGTCCACGACCACACGCTCGAGGTGCTGGCCGAGACCGTGGCGCTGGAGCGCGACCCGGGCGCGACGATCGGCGACGACGCGCTCAACGCGCCGCTGCTCGCGTTCCTGGCCGAGCCGTTCTCCGACGAGCTGACGCGCGGGACCGCGCTGCGCTTCGGCGCGATCCTGCACGATGTGGCCAAGCCCGAGACGCAGGCCTTCCACGAGGACGGCAGCGTCCTCGGCTTCCCGGGCCACGCCGACCTCGGCGCCGAGCGCTCTCGCGCCGCGCTCGCACGGCTGAAGGCCTCCGAGAAGCTGCGCGCGCACGTCGCGCTGCTGGCGCGCCATCACCTGGGGCTCGGCTACCTGGTGCACAAGGCGCCGCTGGACCCCCGCACCATCCACCAGTACCTGGTCCGGACCGCGCCGGTCGAGGTCGACGTCTCGCTGCTGTCGATCGCCGACCGCCTGGCGACCCGCGGCCGCAAGGCCGACGAGGCGATCGCCAAGCACCTCGCGGTCGCGCGCCTGGTCCTCCCCGCCGCGCTGGCCTACGCCGCCTGGGCCGCACAGCCGCCGCTGATCCGCGGCGACGAGCTGGCGCGCGCGCTCTCCATGAAGCCCGGCCCCGCCCTCGGAGCCCTCCTCGCCCAGCTCGACGAGGCCCGCTACGCCGGCGCGATCACGACCGCGGACGAGGCCGTCGCGCTGGCTCGGACGCTGATCTAG
- a CDS encoding enoyl-CoA hydratase/isomerase family protein, with product MSDVVRLETEGPLAVLTFDSPPLNLFDDAVFTGFREAIDQVAADPPRGLLIRAEGKVVSGGVDVGQVFDGMTAQRGGELWDELLATIHVLEELPLPTVFAAHGLCLTAAFEIALACDVLLASERARFGLVEIVVGLTPSMGGPQRLAERAGPNRAKELIFTGELFDAATLERWNVVNRVYAPETFDAAARAFAAKVANGPTKAHAATKRLVWEQKEHGARAADALVADVSGPLFDTADLQNAVKSFLTDGPGKATYEGR from the coding sequence GTGAGCGACGTCGTCCGTCTCGAGACCGAGGGCCCGCTCGCGGTCCTGACCTTCGACAGCCCGCCGCTGAACCTCTTCGACGACGCGGTCTTCACGGGCTTCCGCGAGGCGATCGACCAGGTGGCCGCCGACCCGCCGCGCGGGCTGCTGATCCGCGCCGAGGGCAAGGTCGTCTCCGGCGGCGTGGACGTCGGCCAGGTCTTCGACGGCATGACCGCGCAGCGCGGCGGCGAGCTGTGGGACGAGCTGCTCGCCACGATCCACGTGCTGGAGGAGCTGCCGCTGCCGACGGTCTTCGCCGCGCACGGCCTGTGCCTCACCGCGGCGTTCGAGATCGCGCTGGCGTGCGACGTCCTGCTCGCGTCCGAGCGCGCGAGGTTCGGGCTCGTCGAGATCGTGGTGGGCCTGACGCCGTCGATGGGCGGCCCGCAGCGGCTGGCCGAGCGCGCCGGCCCCAACCGCGCCAAGGAGCTGATCTTCACCGGCGAGCTGTTCGACGCCGCGACGCTCGAGCGCTGGAACGTCGTCAACCGCGTGTACGCGCCCGAGACCTTCGACGCCGCGGCGCGCGCGTTCGCCGCGAAGGTCGCCAACGGCCCGACCAAGGCCCACGCCGCGACCAAGCGCCTGGTCTGGGAGCAGAAGGAGCACGGGGCGCGCGCGGCCGACGCGCTGGTCGCCGACGTCTCCGGCCCGCTGTTCGACACCGCCGACCTCCAGAACGCCGTGAAGTCGTTCCTCACCGACGGGCCGGGCAAGGCCACCTACGAGGGGCGCTGA
- a CDS encoding glycosyltransferase family 4 protein, whose amino-acid sequence MRILIFHGYLLHGTGSNVYNALLAEALAHAGHDVHLLCQEPHPAEVDAVGAAGDWDSGALVVRQIRPERRVTTYRPDIGGVLPVYVADRYEGVEARTFAELTDAEVATYVARNVEAVREVAALAQPDLALANHLVMGPAIVARALAGTVPYAVKIHGSALEYAVKPQPERFLPFAREGLAGARTVLVGSRHTAESLWAAMEDPELPARTRLGPPGVDVERFRPRSRAGASADLRTLGAHLAEQALAAPPDPSGSSFSRDPAEAARALGRIVNGGDDDRLVAFVGKLIVSKGIDLLAAAWPLVLAAVPDAKLVVVGFGAYRDALERMLGALADGDLATVRALAQEGRAAEGGPHAPLRLLQAFLDDLEHADDRELYLVAARHVRERVVLTGRLEHPELAPLLGAADAQVVPSTFPEAFGMVAVEAAACGALPIVADHSGLGEVRAILADAVPVAARAWLGFAPGPRAVRDLADRIVAWLEAREDVRDATREGLVRVARERFSWDGVAHGVIAAARGEHRALPEP is encoded by the coding sequence TTGCGGATCCTGATCTTCCACGGCTACCTGCTGCACGGGACCGGCTCGAACGTCTACAACGCGCTGCTGGCGGAGGCGCTGGCGCACGCCGGGCACGACGTGCACCTGCTGTGTCAGGAGCCGCACCCCGCGGAGGTCGACGCGGTGGGGGCGGCCGGGGACTGGGACTCCGGGGCGCTGGTCGTGCGTCAGATCCGCCCAGAGCGCCGTGTGACGACCTACCGGCCCGACATCGGCGGCGTCCTGCCCGTGTACGTGGCCGACCGCTACGAGGGCGTCGAGGCGCGCACGTTCGCGGAGCTGACCGACGCGGAGGTCGCGACCTACGTCGCGCGCAACGTCGAGGCGGTCCGCGAGGTCGCGGCGCTCGCCCAGCCCGACCTCGCGCTGGCCAACCACCTCGTGATGGGCCCGGCGATCGTGGCGCGCGCCCTGGCGGGCACCGTCCCGTACGCCGTCAAGATCCACGGCAGCGCGCTGGAGTACGCGGTCAAGCCGCAGCCCGAGCGGTTCCTGCCCTTCGCCCGCGAGGGGCTGGCCGGGGCGCGGACGGTGCTCGTCGGCTCCCGCCACACCGCCGAGTCGCTGTGGGCGGCGATGGAGGACCCGGAGCTGCCGGCCCGGACGCGCTTGGGCCCGCCCGGCGTCGACGTCGAGCGGTTCCGGCCGCGGTCGCGCGCGGGCGCGAGCGCGGACCTGCGCACGCTGGGCGCGCACCTGGCCGAGCAGGCGCTCGCCGCGCCGCCGGACCCGTCCGGGTCGTCGTTCTCGCGCGACCCCGCCGAGGCGGCGCGCGCGCTCGGCAGGATCGTCAACGGGGGCGACGACGACCGGCTCGTCGCGTTCGTCGGCAAGCTCATCGTCTCCAAGGGGATCGACCTGCTCGCGGCCGCGTGGCCGCTCGTGCTCGCCGCCGTCCCGGACGCGAAGCTCGTGGTCGTCGGCTTCGGCGCCTACCGGGACGCCCTGGAGCGGATGCTCGGCGCGCTGGCCGACGGCGACCTCGCCACGGTCCGCGCGCTCGCGCAGGAGGGCCGGGCGGCCGAGGGCGGCCCGCACGCGCCGCTGCGGCTGCTGCAGGCGTTCCTGGACGACCTCGAGCACGCCGACGACCGCGAGCTCTACCTCGTGGCCGCGCGCCACGTCCGCGAGCGCGTGGTGCTGACCGGACGGCTGGAGCATCCCGAGCTCGCGCCGCTGCTGGGCGCCGCCGACGCCCAGGTCGTCCCGTCCACGTTCCCGGAGGCGTTCGGGATGGTCGCCGTGGAGGCCGCGGCGTGCGGCGCGCTGCCGATCGTCGCCGACCACTCGGGGCTCGGCGAGGTCCGGGCGATCCTGGCCGACGCCGTCCCGGTGGCCGCCCGCGCCTGGCTGGGGTTCGCGCCCGGACCACGCGCCGTGCGCGACCTGGCCGACCGGATCGTCGCCTGGCTGGAGGCCCGCGAGGACGTCCGCGACGCCACGCGCGAGGGCCTGGTGCGGGTGGCGCGGGAGCGGTTCTCGTGGGACGGCGTGGCCCACGGCGTCATCGCCGCGGCCCGCGGCGAGCACCGCGCATTGCCCGAGCCCTGA